The Megalops cyprinoides isolate fMegCyp1 chromosome 19, fMegCyp1.pri, whole genome shotgun sequence genome has a window encoding:
- the desi1a gene encoding desumoylating isopeptidase 1a, protein MDHNTTFTVKLYIYDLSKGMARQLSPIMLGKQLDGIWHTSIVVYGEEFFFGGVGISSCLPGGTVLGEPNSIIELGTTEVTEEIFMDYLSSLGETTYRRDRYRLFEHNCNTFSNEVAQFLTGKKIPSYITDLPSEVLSTPFGQVLRPILDSIHISPPGGNVIGGHHDQS, encoded by the exons ATGGATCATAACACGACATTTACGGTTAAACTCTACATTTACGACCTTTCCAAAGGAATGGCTCGCCAGCTCAGTCCAATCATGCTAG ggaagCAACTTGATGGAATTTG GCACACCTCCATCGTGGTCTATGGTGAAGAGTTCTTCTTTGGAGGAGTGGGCATTTCAAGCTGCCTGCcg GGCGGGACTGTGCTGGGTGAGCCCAACTCTATCATCGAGCTGGGAACTACAGAGGTGACAGAGGAGATCTTCATGGACTACCTGTCCTCACTGGGAGAGACcacatacag AAGGGACAGGTACCGGCTGTTTGAGCACAACTGTAATACCTTCAGTAATGAGGTGGCCCAGTTCCTGACGGGAAAGAAGATCCCCTCGTACATCACAGACCTGCCGTCCGAGGTGCTCTCCAC gcCCTTTGGTCAGGTCCTCCGTCCCATTCTGGACTCCATCCATATCTCTCCCCCCGGGGGAAACGTCATCGGTGGACACCACGACCAGAGCTAG